CGTGTACGCAGGCACCACAGTGCCGGTCCACAGCGGATCATTCAACAATGTGGTGCGGTGGAAGGACTTTGAGTTCTCCGCGCTCATCACTTTCGATTTCGGACACAAGGTTCGCGACAATGTCACTCCGGCGATATCCATGACCTCAGGGCGCATCACATCCACCCACAAGGACATCATGAACGCCTGGAAGCAGCCCGGCGACGAGGCTTACACCGATGTGCCGCGCCTGCTCTTCTCCAACGACACCGGCAGTTACAACACATACCGTGCCTTCAACTACCGTAACTCCGACCTCTTCATATACGATGCCTCCAACATCCGCATCCGCAACATCGGAGCCTCCTACATGCTCCCCTCGGCAATATGCCGCAAGGCTCAGCTCAAGCAGGTGAAGTTCCGCTTCGCTGTCGAGAACCTTGCCACCATAGCCATGGACAGCAAAGCCCACTATCTGCTTGACGGTAAGCAGAACCCCAACTTCGTGTGGGGACTCAATCTCGGTTTCTAATCTGATATATCCAATCGACTTTGACAATGAAACATATATATAAGAAATTCATAAATGCCGCCCTGGTGGTGTCAGGACTCTTCGCTACATCATGTAACGACTTCCTTAACGAGATACCTAAAGGGGAGAAGATCCCTCAGACATGGGAGGATTACAACGCCTTTATGCGCAATAAGAACCTCTCCTATTTCGAGAACGAGCAGATACTCTTCCTTATGGGCGATTATTTCCGCTCCCCGAGCGCGCTCAACAGCAGCGAGCTCACAAGAGCGAACTACCTCTTCCTCGAAGATGTGGACCGCACAGCCATCAACACCGGCGACTACATGGCTTTCTACAGTGCCTACGAGATGATGTTCTACTGGAACCTTATCATCGAGGAGGGCATGAATGCCACCCAGGCCACCGACCAGCAACGCCGCATGCTCGTGGCTCAGGCTCGTGTGCTCCGTGCCATGACCTACCATTATATCGCCAACTATCATGCCGACCAGTATTGCGAGGCGACCCTCAACACCCTCTCAGTCCCCCTTGTTACATCCGCTTCCGTCGAGGCTCCTTCCCCCCAGGCGACCCTACAGCAGCTCTACGACTTCATGGTCTCCGACCTCCTCGCTGCCATTCCTGATCTTCCCGACCGTGGCGAGACCATCGTGCACCCCACCAAGGCGGCTGGCTACGGAATGCTCGCACGCGTCTATCTGTCGATGGGCAGATATGCCGATGCCGGCAAGGCAGCTTCCGACGCTATCAAGGAGAACGGCAATCTCTATGACTGGGTGAAGTTCTACAATGATGATAAGGAACGCATCGAGGACACCTCTACGTTCAATGTCGCCACATCTGTCAATCCCGAGATCGACAACCCTGAGAACTATGTGTATCACGCTTCAAGCTCCGGATATTGGGCAGGCATAAGCAGCGGTTCACTCACCCTCTCACTCGAACGCGCCGCACGCTTTGAGCCGGGCGACATTCGCCTCATCGGCAAGTGGCGTTATTACAAGACAGCCGCAGGCATAGAATACTACCGCGGTCTGTATGCCAACGAACCCAACTACGGTGGCATACGTGCTGCCGAGATGTACTACATCCTTGCCGAATGCCAGGCTCGCGACGGTAAGATCAGCGAGGCTATGGAATCCGTCAACAAGGTGCGCCGCACTCGTTTCCTCCCGGAATACTATACCCCTCTCCAGGCAGCCGACAAGACTGAGGCGATCAACAAGATCATCGACGACAAGGCTAACGAGTTTATACAGACCCAGATCCCCTTCTGCGACTATCGCCGTCTCAACAAGGAGGGCATCTACACCCGCACCCTCACCAAGACCATCGATGGGGTGACTTATACCCTCCGTCCCGAATCGCATATGTGGATCTTCCCGTATCCTGCAAAAGTCCTGCAGAATCCTGGTAACAATCCCATTGTTCAGACCGTGAACAAGTAATCCGGGAGGAGATGTCCACCGTATAGCAATATTTGATGTTGCTTTATTGATGAACAGGAGATGAGGATGTGTCAAGATATGTTGTGCATCCTCATCTCTGCATTTTTCCTTCTCTTTTCCGGCAATGACCAGTTATTCAAATCCATTTTTCACATAATTCAAGTAATATGAAATCGATCCTCCCTCTTATTCTGCTCCTCTTGTCAGGCATATCCTCTACAGCCGGCAACCTGTCAGTGACATTCGATCTTTCCGGCAATCCCGGAAGTGAAGACATCAACATCACCCTGCGACCCGCAGAGGACTACAACCCCGCCTCATCGGTCACGCTCGCCCGCTCAGGCACTCAGCGCACCGGTGAGATACCCGCATCCCCCTCAGGGCTCTACTATCTCTATTGCTACACCCCCCAATATCAGACATCCATTCCTGTGAGCCTCGATGCCTCAAGCTTCACGGCTCCTGTCAAGGTCAATGTCGATGCCGGCGACTTTGTTGTGTCCACCTCCCTCGCCGGGCCTGTCAATTCGGCTCTTGCTGATGCCAACAGCCGTTTCGTCAGCCGTTCACGCCTCATTGGCAATAAATCCGTCGAAATGACCGGCGACGAGCTCCGCGACAATCTCCGGGGCTTCTCCGCCGATGCCGATGCCGTCATTTCCGCAGCCAAGCTCCCTGCACCCGCTCAGGAGTTCATACGCCTGTGGGCATACACCCTCGCATCCGACTCCTATAGCATGGCTCTCTACATGCGCTCACGCGCCGACAAGCAGGTCACCTTCTCCGTATCCGACATCCTTCCCCCTCCGGCTGCAATCCTTGACACCCCTATGGCGGCAGGATTCCCCTCAGCCATGGGAGCCGTAGTGTCGACACTCCCAGGAAAAAGCCTCGAAGAACGCCTTGAGTCACTCCATTCAGGCTACCGCACCCAGGCTATAAAGGACAACGTCACCCCAATGCTCATAGAATCATTCCTGAGCTCCTTCGACTATAAGAACGACTTCGAGTCAGGCGAGGCACGCCTGGCTGCTCTCACCGACAGATACTCTCTCCCCGCCAAATATCTCGCCGGCTTCCGTGCGCGTCGCGCCACCGTCCCCGGACTCCCCTTCCCATCGGGAATAACACTCCTTGACCGGGACGGCAACACAGTCGACTTCTCATCCTTCCGTGGCAAATACGTTTACGTCGACCTTTGGGCATCATGGTGCGGTCCATGCTGCAAGGAAGTCCCCTTCCTTCAGAAACTCGAAAAAGAGCTCAGCGACTCCAATGTCATCTTCGTATCCATCTCCTGTGACTCATCCACGGCTCCATGGCTCAAAAAGATGCAGCAGCTCTCGATGCACGGCAACCAGCTCATCGACACAACCGGCGACCTCAACCGCAAGCTCAATATCCGCGGCATCCCCCACTTCCTCATCTACGATCCCCAGGGCAACCTCCACACCTACAACGCCCCGCGTCCCTCCTCATCCCAGATCCTCCCCCTCCTCCGCTCCCTCAAATAACCCACAGCCCGATTCATAGACCATAGGACCATAATTTAGACCATAGGACCAGAGGCCAAAAGGTCCCAAAGTCAAATAATCAAAGAAGTAGATATAATCAAAGACAAAGACAGGAGAACAGGAGAACTATCATGGAATCGTAGGGTGGGGGCGTGCCCCCACCGCCAGCGACGATACCGAAAAAATCCCTCCTGTTCTCCTGTCTTTATTTACTGGTCTTACTTAAGCTTCTCGGCCAATTTCTCAGCCACATCAGCAAGAGACCCCAGCGCATTAGCCGCAGCACCTTTAGCCTTATCGATAAACGGCTGAGCCTTCTCCTTAGCCTCCTTAGCTGAAGCCGACAGCGACTCCTTAGCATCAGCCACAGTCGATGCCACAGTGCTCTGCACATCGGCAAGCTTCTCTGCAGCAGCCTCTTTAGCCTCCGCCACCTTCTCCGCAGCCGCCTCCTTGGCTTCAGCCACCTTCTCAGCCGCAGCCTCCTTGGCATGAACCATTGAATCCTTAGCGTCGGCAAGCTTCTCTGCAGCCGCCTCCTTAGCCTCAGCAACTTTCTCCGCGGCAGCCTCCTTATTAGCCTTGATTTCAGCCTTGGCAGCGACCTCAGCCGCCTTCGCGCTCACCTGTGCCGCCTTAGCCGACACCTCTCCCGCACATTTTGCTATCTTTTCATTCTTCAAATCCATAATAGTTGAGTATTAATTTGTTAGTATTGCATAATGGACACACCTCAAGTGCATCTCGCACAACCGATGTCCGTTTGAAAAAACAACGTCAGCATCGCCCGACAGGTTGAAAGAAACTTCGCCAAATTTTATTAAAAAAGCTTATCCGCACTTGCAATCAGCCCGCATTAATACTATCTTTGCATATGAAAAAGTTGCAACAGATATAGTCAACTTGATAACTCAATAACTCAATATAACAAGAAAACACTATGAAAAAGAAATTCATTTGCACTGTTTGTGGCTACATACATGAAGGAGATGCAGCACCCGAAAAATGCCTCCTCTGCGGCGTTCCCGCATCCAAATTTGAAGAGCTCAAAGAAAACGAAGCACTCAGCTTCGTGACCGAGCACGTGATCGGCGTAGCCAAGGACACCGACGACGAAATGAAGAAGGACCTCAATGCCCACTTCGCAGGCGAATGCACCGAAGTAGGCATGTACCTCGCAATGTCACGTCAGGCCGACCGTGAAGGCTATCCCGAAATCGCCGAAGCATTCCGCCGCTACGCACTTGAGGAAGCCGACCACGCATCACGTTTCGCCGAACTCCTCGGCGACGTTGTATGGGACACCAAGACCAACCTTGAAAAGCGCATGAACGCCGAGTCTGGAGCATGTGCCGACAAGATGCGCATTGCAGCCCGCGCAAAACAGCTCAACCTCGACGCCATCCACGACACCGTACACGAAATGGCAAAGGACGAAGCACGTCACGGACGCGGCTTTGAAGGACTCTTCAACCGTTACTTCCGCAAATAAACCATACTGCGTCCATATGCTCCTATAGCCCCTCAGGCACTATAGGACCATCTCAAAAGACAGAACAACACAACACATTCGCCCTATAACCATCACCTGATGGTTATAGGGCGAAATATTTAATTCAGACCAAAGTCCCGGAGGGACAAAGAAAGACAGGAGGAATTATAATCTAAAGACAGGAAAACAGTACAGCAGTACAGCAGGCTCAACCATCATCGGTAGGGCGGAGGCGTGCCCCCGCCGCCTGCGACAAATACCATAAAGTCCTCCAGTTCTCCTGTC
The sequence above is drawn from the Duncaniella freteri genome and encodes:
- a CDS encoding RagB/SusD family nutrient uptake outer membrane protein; its protein translation is MKHIYKKFINAALVVSGLFATSCNDFLNEIPKGEKIPQTWEDYNAFMRNKNLSYFENEQILFLMGDYFRSPSALNSSELTRANYLFLEDVDRTAINTGDYMAFYSAYEMMFYWNLIIEEGMNATQATDQQRRMLVAQARVLRAMTYHYIANYHADQYCEATLNTLSVPLVTSASVEAPSPQATLQQLYDFMVSDLLAAIPDLPDRGETIVHPTKAAGYGMLARVYLSMGRYADAGKAASDAIKENGNLYDWVKFYNDDKERIEDTSTFNVATSVNPEIDNPENYVYHASSSGYWAGISSGSLTLSLERAARFEPGDIRLIGKWRYYKTAAGIEYYRGLYANEPNYGGIRAAEMYYILAECQARDGKISEAMESVNKVRRTRFLPEYYTPLQAADKTEAINKIIDDKANEFIQTQIPFCDYRRLNKEGIYTRTLTKTIDGVTYTLRPESHMWIFPYPAKVLQNPGNNPIVQTVNK
- a CDS encoding TlpA family protein disulfide reductase is translated as MKSILPLILLLLSGISSTAGNLSVTFDLSGNPGSEDINITLRPAEDYNPASSVTLARSGTQRTGEIPASPSGLYYLYCYTPQYQTSIPVSLDASSFTAPVKVNVDAGDFVVSTSLAGPVNSALADANSRFVSRSRLIGNKSVEMTGDELRDNLRGFSADADAVISAAKLPAPAQEFIRLWAYTLASDSYSMALYMRSRADKQVTFSVSDILPPPAAILDTPMAAGFPSAMGAVVSTLPGKSLEERLESLHSGYRTQAIKDNVTPMLIESFLSSFDYKNDFESGEARLAALTDRYSLPAKYLAGFRARRATVPGLPFPSGITLLDRDGNTVDFSSFRGKYVYVDLWASWCGPCCKEVPFLQKLEKELSDSNVIFVSISCDSSTAPWLKKMQQLSMHGNQLIDTTGDLNRKLNIRGIPHFLIYDPQGNLHTYNAPRPSSSQILPLLRSLK
- a CDS encoding NADH peroxidase, with protein sequence MKKKFICTVCGYIHEGDAAPEKCLLCGVPASKFEELKENEALSFVTEHVIGVAKDTDDEMKKDLNAHFAGECTEVGMYLAMSRQADREGYPEIAEAFRRYALEEADHASRFAELLGDVVWDTKTNLEKRMNAESGACADKMRIAARAKQLNLDAIHDTVHEMAKDEARHGRGFEGLFNRYFRK